In Acomys russatus chromosome 26, mAcoRus1.1, whole genome shotgun sequence, a genomic segment contains:
- the LOC127209532 gene encoding acylcarnitine hydrolase-like isoform X5, with translation MMPLNQLRSWLNAVLFGLLLLLLHVQGQDSSEARPIRNTQTGQVQGSLIHVKDTNIGVHTFLGIPFAKPPVGALRFAPPETSEPWSGVREVTSYPAMCLQNLEIINIEGLKEMNLATPPIPMSEDCLYLNIYAPAHAHEGSSLPVMVWIHGGGLVVGMASMYDGSILSATEDVLVITIQYRLGVLGFFSTGDQHARGNWGYLDQVAALRWVQQNIARFGGNPDQVTIFGESAGGTSVSSHVVSPMSQGLFHRAIMESGVAVLPGFISDTSEMIYTKMVNLSGCEAKDSEALVRCLRGKSEAEILAINKAFMMIPAVVDGEFLPRHPKELLASVDFHPVLSIIGVNNDECGWTIPMIMGTSQTIKELSRENLQAVLKKTAAEMMLLPPECGDLLMEEYMGDTEDPQALKLLFTEMMGDFMFGIPALQVAHFQRSHAPVYFYEFQHQPSFLKDVRPHHVKADHADEIPFVFGSLLFGMNVNFTEEEKLLNRRMMKYWANFARHGNPNSEGLPYWPMLDHEEQYLQLDIHPAVGRALKARRLQFWTKTLPQKIQELKGAQEKHAEL, from the exons ATGATGCCGCTGAACCAACTGCGCAGCTGGCTGAATGCTGTGCTCTTTggactcctgcttctcctcctccatgtGCAGG GTCAGGACTCATCAGAGGCCAGGCCTATCAGGAACACACAGACAGGCCAGGTCCAAGGCAGCCTCATCCATGTGAAGGACACCAACATTGGGGTCCACACTTTCCTGGGAATTCCATTTGCTAAGCCACCTGTAGGAGCACTGCGCTTTGCACCTCCTGAGACCTCTGAACCATGGAGTGGTGTGAGAGAAGTGACCTCATATCCAGCCAT GTGTCTGCAAAATTTGGAAATAATCAATATAGAGGGTCTGAAGGAAATGAATCTGGCCACGCCTCCCATCCCTATGTCCGAGGACTGTCTGTACCTCAACATCTATGCTCCAGCTCATGCCCATGAGGGCTCCAGCCTGCCT GTGATGGTGTGGATCCATGGTGGTGGACTAGTTGTAGGCATGGCTTCCATGTATGATGGATCCATACTGTCCGCTACTGAAGATGTGCTGGTCATCACTATCCAGTATCGCCTGGGTGTCCTGGGCTTCTTCAG CACTGGAGACCAGCATGCCAGAGGCAACTGGGGCTACTTGGACCAAGTGGCCGCCCTACGCTGGGTCCAGCAGAACATCGCCCGCTTTGGAGGCAACCCTGACCAGGTCACTATTTTTGGTGAATCAGCAGGTGGCACAAGTGTGTCTTCACATGTTGTGTCCCCCATGTCCCAAGGACTCTTCCACAGAGCCATCATGGagagtggggtggctgtgctGCCTGGCTTTATCTCTGACACCTCTGAgatgatctacaca AAGATGGTCAATCTATCTGGATGTGAGGCCAAGGACTCAGAGGCCCTGGTGCGCTGTCTGAGAGGCAAGAGTGAAGCAGAGATTCTGGCCATTAACAAG GCCTTCATGATGATCCCTGCTGTGGTGGATGGGGAGTTCCTACCCAGACATCCCAAAGAGTTGTTGGCTTCTGTGGATTTTCATCCTGTCCTCAGCATCATTGGAGTCAACAATGATGAGTGTGGTTGGACCATTCCCATG ATCATGGGCACTAGTCAGACAATAAAGGAACTAAGCAGAGAGAACCTACAGGCTGTTCTGAAGAAGACAGCAGCAGAAATG atgctgctgcctcctgagtgtggtgaCCTGCTAATGGAAGAGTATATGGGGGACACTGAGGATCCCCAAGCCCTCAAACTGCTGTTCACAGAGATGATGGGAGACTTCATGTTTGGGATCCCTGCACTCCAAGTAGCACATTTTCAAC GTTCCCACGCTCCTGTCTACTTCTATGAGTTCCAGCATCAACCCAGCTTCCTCAAGGATGTAAGGCCGCACCATGTCAAGGCTGACCATGCTGATGAGATTCCTTTTGTCTTTGGGTCTTTGCTTTTTGGCATGAATG TTAACTTCACTGAGGAGGAGAAGCTGCTGAACAGAAGGATGATGAAGTACTGGGCCAACTTTGCAAGACACGG GAACCCCAACAGCGAGGGTCTGCCCTACTGGCCCATGTTGGACCATGAGGAGCAGTACCTGCAGCTGGACATCCATCCTGCTGTGGGCCGagccctgaaggccagaaggctGCAGTTCTGGACCAAGACTCTGCCCCAGAAGATCCAGGAGCTGAAGGGGGCTCAGGAGAAGCATGCAGAACTGTAG